One Halonatronomonas betaini DNA window includes the following coding sequences:
- the tilS gene encoding tRNA lysidine(34) synthetase TilS: MDLYKKFKRNIFDIAELKNNDKLLLSVSGGPDSLVMFDLALRLREDYGIDLGVFHLDHCLRDESEDEAEMVREICKNNQVVYWIKKEDISNINAEKSGSIEAIAREVRFNHLKKIYFKEKFDGVLTGHQANDQIETMLFNLFRGSGLEGLTGMNLTSYYDKMFLIKPLLNIWREEIENYCNKKGLKPSIDNSNYTLKYTRNRIRNELIPYLEEHFNDSIKLTLYDTINLIRDEHRLINSVVDDIFIELVIESGEGYLDLDIKKLYSQDIAIQRRVIRKSIFKTKGNLDGIYQKHINILTDAIKDEVETEETGKDYQMPGGVTCRVEYNTISFRTEKWYKKHKTSYFKVVIPDLGEYTLPDGNRIRLEKFKINQIDWKKYIEMNIIFIDYDELEWPLVLRHRKAGDRFKPLKMEGTKKIKDYFIDSKIPKYKRDKTPILVDAKDRIIWLVGERMDDRFKIDSKTQNILMVKYEFKKEGE, translated from the coding sequence TTGGATCTTTATAAAAAGTTTAAAAGAAATATATTTGATATAGCTGAATTGAAAAATAATGATAAATTATTGCTTTCTGTGTCAGGAGGCCCTGACTCTTTAGTTATGTTTGATCTGGCTTTAAGGTTAAGAGAAGATTACGGAATTGATTTGGGAGTATTTCATCTTGATCATTGCTTAAGGGATGAGTCAGAAGATGAAGCAGAGATGGTGAGGGAAATATGCAAAAATAACCAGGTGGTATATTGGATTAAAAAAGAAGATATTTCTAATATAAATGCTGAAAAATCAGGAAGCATTGAAGCAATAGCTAGAGAGGTTAGATTTAATCATCTTAAAAAAATATATTTTAAGGAAAAATTTGATGGTGTTTTGACAGGACACCAGGCTAATGATCAAATAGAAACTATGTTATTTAACTTATTTAGAGGTTCAGGCTTAGAGGGTTTAACAGGGATGAACCTGACCAGTTATTATGATAAGATGTTTTTGATTAAACCTCTCTTAAATATATGGAGAGAGGAGATAGAGAATTATTGTAATAAAAAAGGATTAAAACCAAGCATTGATAATAGTAATTATACATTAAAATATACAAGGAATAGAATAAGAAATGAGCTAATTCCTTATTTAGAAGAACATTTTAATGATTCAATAAAGTTAACACTTTATGATACTATTAATTTAATAAGGGATGAGCATAGGCTTATTAATAGTGTTGTTGATGATATATTTATTGAGTTAGTGATTGAATCTGGTGAAGGATATCTTGATTTAGATATTAAAAAGTTGTATAGTCAAGATATCGCAATACAAAGAAGAGTTATAAGGAAATCTATTTTTAAGACTAAAGGAAATTTAGATGGAATTTATCAAAAACACATTAATATATTAACAGATGCCATAAAAGATGAAGTTGAAACTGAAGAGACAGGAAAAGATTATCAAATGCCAGGAGGAGTTACTTGTAGAGTGGAATATAATACTATATCTTTTAGAACAGAAAAATGGTATAAAAAACACAAAACCTCCTATTTTAAAGTGGTTATACCAGATTTGGGAGAATATACTTTACCAGATGGCAATAGGATTAGATTAGAAAAGTTTAAGATTAATCAAATTGATTGGAAAAAATATATTGAAATGAATATAATTTTTATTGACTATGATGAATTGGAGTGGCCTTTAGTATTAAGACATAGAAAAGCAGGGGATAGGTTTAAACCTTTAAAAATGGAAGGCACTAAAAAAATTAAAGATTACTTTATTGACTCAAAGATTCCTAAATACAAACGGGATAAAACCCCAATTTTAGTTGATGCTAAGGATAGGATCATTTGGCTAGTTGGGGAAAGAATGGATGATAGATTTAAAATAGATTCAAAAACTCAAAATATATTAATGGTTAAATATGAGTTCAAAAAGGAAGGGGAATAA
- the ftsH gene encoding ATP-dependent zinc metalloprotease FtsH, whose product MKKFAKNIGFYLLLIALSILIAQFFMQQGPQEIEEFTYTNLLQEIDSGNIDRITIIGSEKAEGTVDGREFSVNVPPEDIPYLLQNLRAMDVNISTEPEPTPPWWMNILGYMFPILILIIAWVFIMQRMQGGGSQMMSFGKSKAKMSESEKKVTFDDVANYEEVKEELLEVVEFLKNPRKFSRLGAEVPKGILLVGPPGTGKTLMARAVAGEAGVPFFFISGSDFVEMFVGVGASRVRDLFEQGKKNSPCIIFVDELDSVGRQRGAGLGGGHDEREQTLNQLLNEMDGFEPNEGIILMAATNRPDVLDPALLRPGRFDRQVLVDKPDVLGRRLILEIHMEDKPTTDEVDTEILAKRTPGFSGADMENLANEAAILAARRGKETITMLEFDDAIDRVIAGPAKKSRVISEKERNLVAYHETGHALLGELLEHADRTHKVSIIPRGRAGGFTIPLPEDDRNFMTRRELLDRVTALLGGRVAESIFLEDISTGAQNDLERATQIVRAMITEYGMSEKLGPLTLGQKHNEQVFLGRDISRQQNYSESVAAEIDQEVSSLIEQCYRKAETLLKDNSHYVEKIVKALKEHETLNADQIKKILSDKEIEPPKKNEEESVSDKEEKQRSIDKETEEESHGKGNLNLQKNDQKNPDPELE is encoded by the coding sequence TTGAAAAAGTTTGCTAAGAATATAGGCTTTTATTTACTTTTAATTGCATTATCAATTTTGATTGCTCAATTTTTTATGCAACAGGGTCCGCAGGAAATTGAAGAGTTCACTTATACCAATCTATTGCAAGAAATAGATTCAGGCAATATAGACCGTATTACCATTATTGGAAGTGAAAAGGCTGAGGGCACAGTAGACGGAAGAGAGTTTTCAGTAAATGTTCCGCCTGAAGACATACCATATTTGTTACAAAATTTAAGGGCGATGGATGTTAATATTAGTACTGAGCCAGAACCTACACCTCCATGGTGGATGAATATTTTAGGTTACATGTTCCCGATTTTAATTTTGATTATTGCTTGGGTCTTCATAATGCAGAGGATGCAGGGTGGCGGAAGTCAGATGATGTCCTTTGGAAAAAGTAAGGCAAAGATGTCTGAAAGTGAGAAGAAGGTTACTTTTGATGATGTTGCGAATTATGAAGAGGTTAAAGAAGAGCTATTAGAAGTAGTTGAATTTTTAAAGAACCCAAGAAAGTTCTCCAGACTTGGTGCAGAAGTTCCTAAAGGGATTCTGTTAGTAGGACCTCCAGGAACAGGTAAGACGTTAATGGCTAGAGCTGTTGCCGGTGAAGCAGGGGTTCCATTTTTCTTCATAAGTGGTTCTGATTTTGTTGAAATGTTTGTTGGAGTCGGTGCTTCCAGAGTTAGAGATCTTTTTGAACAAGGCAAGAAGAATAGTCCATGTATTATTTTTGTCGATGAGCTTGATTCTGTTGGTCGCCAGAGAGGTGCTGGATTAGGTGGAGGTCATGACGAAAGAGAACAAACTTTAAACCAGTTATTAAATGAAATGGATGGCTTTGAACCGAATGAAGGTATTATCTTAATGGCTGCTACTAATAGGCCAGATGTTTTAGATCCGGCTTTATTAAGACCAGGTAGATTTGATCGCCAGGTACTTGTAGATAAACCAGATGTTTTGGGTAGAAGGTTGATATTGGAGATTCATATGGAAGATAAACCTACTACTGATGAAGTTGATACGGAAATTCTTGCTAAGAGAACACCAGGTTTTAGTGGTGCTGATATGGAAAATCTTGCTAATGAGGCTGCTATTTTAGCTGCAAGGCGTGGGAAAGAAACAATTACCATGTTAGAGTTTGATGATGCTATTGATAGAGTTATTGCAGGACCTGCTAAAAAGAGTAGGGTTATTTCTGAAAAAGAAAGAAACCTTGTTGCCTATCATGAAACAGGTCATGCTCTTTTGGGAGAATTGCTAGAACATGCTGATAGAACTCATAAGGTTTCTATTATTCCTAGAGGGCGAGCAGGAGGATTTACTATTCCATTACCTGAAGATGATAGAAACTTTATGACAAGGAGAGAATTACTTGATAGAGTTACTGCATTATTAGGTGGTAGGGTAGCTGAATCAATTTTCTTAGAAGATATAAGTACCGGTGCTCAAAATGATTTAGAAAGAGCTACTCAGATAGTTAGAGCAATGATCACTGAATATGGAATGAGTGAAAAACTTGGCCCATTAACATTAGGGCAAAAGCATAATGAACAGGTGTTTTTAGGTAGAGACATTTCAAGGCAACAGAATTACAGTGAGAGTGTTGCAGCCGAAATTGATCAAGAGGTAAGTAGTCTGATTGAGCAATGCTATCGTAAAGCTGAAACGTTATTAAAAGATAATTCTCATTATGTAGAAAAAATTGTAAAGGCTTTAAAAGAACATGAGACCTTAAATGCAGATCAGATAAAGAAGATATTATCTGACAAAGAGATTGAACCACCAAAAAAGAATGAAGAGGAATCTGTTTCTGATAAAGAAGAAAAACAAAGATCTATAGATAAAGAAACTGAAGAAGAAAGTCATGGAAAGGGTAATCTTAATTTACAAAAAAATGATCAAAAAAATCCTGACCCTGAATTAGAATAG
- the hutH gene encoding histidine ammonia-lyase gives MLKINGGNLQISDVLKVARERGEVGLEEGAIERVKKSRNQVEDLVKANKVVYGITTGFGSFSDTKISPEEAIKLQENLIESHSAGTGDLLPVEVVRAMMLLRANALAKGHSGIRYSTLKLLLDMLNKEVHPLVPSQGSVGASGDLVPLAHMSLALLGKGEVEFRGEFIPADKALKKVGLKSIKLKSKEGLALINGTQMMGALGSIALFEADRLLKYADIALSLTMEALKGIAAPYDDLIHKVRPHPGQGLVAKNIKKLVKNSSLVLDEREDRVQDAYTIRCAPQVHGASRDSIAHVFEIFNREINSATDNPLLFPDEDRVISGGNFHGQPLALSLDYLSLAVSELGNISERRVARLVDSNLNYGLPMFLTEYGGLNSGYMIAQYTAASLVSENKVMSSPASIDSITTSANQEDHVSMGSISANKIQKVVENLKSILAIELIVAAQAIEFRTNDINDLGDGTKIIYNYIRDRVPALNGDRVIAKDIAEAKKIVESDELIDLLIKKGVEIK, from the coding sequence ATGTTAAAAATTAATGGAGGAAATTTACAGATTTCTGATGTTTTGAAGGTGGCAAGAGAAAGAGGAGAAGTTGGTTTAGAAGAAGGTGCTATTGAAAGAGTAAAAAAGTCCAGAAATCAAGTAGAAGATTTGGTGAAAGCAAATAAAGTTGTTTATGGAATAACAACAGGCTTTGGAAGCTTTAGTGATACTAAAATATCTCCAGAAGAAGCAATCAAGTTGCAAGAAAACTTAATAGAGAGTCATTCAGCAGGCACAGGAGATTTATTACCTGTTGAAGTAGTTCGTGCGATGATGTTATTAAGGGCTAATGCATTAGCTAAAGGGCATTCAGGTATTAGATATTCTACTTTAAAATTATTGCTTGATATGTTGAATAAAGAAGTGCACCCATTAGTACCTTCTCAGGGTTCAGTTGGAGCAAGTGGAGATCTGGTTCCATTAGCTCATATGTCATTAGCTTTGTTAGGAAAAGGAGAAGTTGAATTTAGAGGTGAATTTATTCCAGCTGATAAGGCTTTAAAGAAAGTTGGCTTAAAGTCTATTAAGTTAAAAAGCAAAGAGGGTTTAGCATTAATAAATGGGACCCAAATGATGGGTGCTCTAGGATCTATTGCTTTATTTGAAGCAGATAGGTTACTAAAATATGCCGATATCGCCCTGAGCTTAACCATGGAAGCATTGAAAGGGATAGCAGCTCCTTATGATGACCTGATTCATAAAGTGAGACCCCACCCTGGTCAGGGATTAGTGGCTAAAAATATTAAAAAGTTAGTAAAAAACAGTTCTCTTGTCCTTGATGAGAGAGAAGACAGAGTTCAAGATGCTTATACAATTCGCTGTGCTCCTCAAGTTCATGGGGCAAGTAGAGATTCAATTGCTCACGTATTTGAGATTTTCAATAGAGAGATTAATTCTGCAACAGATAATCCCTTGCTTTTCCCTGATGAAGACAGGGTTATTTCAGGAGGAAATTTTCATGGACAACCCTTAGCTTTAAGTTTGGATTATTTGAGCCTGGCAGTATCTGAATTAGGAAATATCTCCGAAAGAAGGGTTGCGCGCTTAGTTGATAGCAATTTGAATTATGGACTGCCAATGTTCTTAACTGAATATGGAGGATTGAATTCTGGATATATGATTGCCCAGTATACTGCTGCTTCTTTAGTAAGTGAGAATAAAGTTATGTCCTCTCCTGCTAGCATTGATTCAATTACTACTTCAGCTAATCAAGAAGACCATGTAAGTATGGGTTCAATAAGCGCAAATAAGATTCAAAAGGTAGTAGAAAATTTAAAATCAATACTGGCGATTGAATTAATTGTTGCTGCTCAAGCTATAGAGTTTAGAACTAATGATATTAACGATTTAGGAGATGGCACAAAAATAATTTATAATTATATTAGGGATAGAGTTCCAGCTTTAAATGGTGATAGGGTGATAGCTAAAGATATTGCGGAAGCAAAAAAGATAGTCGAAAGTGATGAGTTAATAGACCTGCTAATTAAAAAGGGTGTTGAAATCAAATAA
- the hpt gene encoding hypoxanthine phosphoribosyltransferase, whose translation MESLEYLEKDIKEIIIDEETLQARIKELGKEITESYPEGTELILICILRGAMIYMADLARCINLPVSFDFMDVSSYGDSTESSGNVRIIKDLDDSIENKDVLIVEDIIDTGLTLKHIINMLETRNPASIKTTTLLDKPDRREMKQVEVDFNGFEIPDKFVVGYGLDFAEKYRNLPFIGVLKESLYS comes from the coding sequence ATGGAGAGTTTAGAGTATTTAGAAAAGGATATAAAAGAAATTATCATTGATGAAGAGACTTTACAGGCAAGAATTAAAGAGTTAGGTAAAGAGATTACAGAATCTTATCCAGAGGGCACTGAATTAATATTGATTTGTATTTTAAGAGGGGCAATGATTTACATGGCTGATCTGGCCAGGTGTATAAATTTACCAGTTTCTTTTGATTTCATGGATGTATCCAGTTATGGCGATAGCACTGAATCATCTGGTAATGTAAGGATTATTAAGGATTTAGATGATTCTATTGAAAATAAGGATGTTCTAATTGTAGAAGATATTATTGATACTGGGTTAACTTTAAAGCATATTATTAATATGCTAGAAACCAGGAATCCTGCTTCTATTAAAACAACTACTTTGTTAGATAAGCCTGATAGAAGAGAGATGAAACAGGTTGAGGTTGATTTTAATGGTTTTGAGATACCGGATAAATTTGTAGTTGGTTATGGTCTTGATTTTGCAGAGAAATACAGGAATCTTCCTTTCATAGGAGTTCTGAAGGAATCATTATATAGTTAA